The following are encoded together in the Mastacembelus armatus chromosome 6, fMasArm1.2, whole genome shotgun sequence genome:
- the mdkb gene encoding midkine b isoform X2, translating into MMRSLFSVTLLLLVVLTLSADANRRVKSHKGGKHDKSRPASECSPTETQYGKCVPEHGDCGDGLREVTCKDRTNKIQCKIPCNWKKDISDCKYKFGPWGSCDAATNTKSRSGTLKKALFNAECQATVRVSKPCSPRAKNGRDKKLN; encoded by the exons at GATGCGAAGTTTGTTCTCTgtgacactgctgctgctcgTGGTCCTGACGCTCAGCGCCGACGCCAACAGGAGAGTCAAGAGCCACAAAG GTGGGAAACATGACAAATCCAGGCCGGCGTCAGAGTGCTCCCCCACGGAGACTCAGTACGGGAAATGTGTCCCAGAACATGGAGACTGTGGAGATGGACTGAGAGAGGTCACCTGTAAAGATCGCACCAACAAGATTCAGTGCAAGATCCCCTGCAACTGGAAGAAGGACAtca gtgaCTGTAAGTACAAGTTCGGGCCGTGGGGATCCTGCGACGCtgccaccaacaccaagagtCGGTCAGGAACGCTGAAGAAAGCGCTGTTCAACGCTGAGTGTCAGGCCACCGTCAGAGTGTCCAAACCCTGCTCCCCCAGAGCCAAGAACGGCAGAG ACAAGAAGTTGAACTAA
- the mdkb gene encoding midkine b isoform X1: MMRSLFSVTLLLLVVLTLSADANRRVKSHKAGGKHDKSRPASECSPTETQYGKCVPEHGDCGDGLREVTCKDRTNKIQCKIPCNWKKDISDCKYKFGPWGSCDAATNTKSRSGTLKKALFNAECQATVRVSKPCSPRAKNGRDKKLN, from the exons at GATGCGAAGTTTGTTCTCTgtgacactgctgctgctcgTGGTCCTGACGCTCAGCGCCGACGCCAACAGGAGAGTCAAGAGCCACAAAG CAGGTGGGAAACATGACAAATCCAGGCCGGCGTCAGAGTGCTCCCCCACGGAGACTCAGTACGGGAAATGTGTCCCAGAACATGGAGACTGTGGAGATGGACTGAGAGAGGTCACCTGTAAAGATCGCACCAACAAGATTCAGTGCAAGATCCCCTGCAACTGGAAGAAGGACAtca gtgaCTGTAAGTACAAGTTCGGGCCGTGGGGATCCTGCGACGCtgccaccaacaccaagagtCGGTCAGGAACGCTGAAGAAAGCGCTGTTCAACGCTGAGTGTCAGGCCACCGTCAGAGTGTCCAAACCCTGCTCCCCCAGAGCCAAGAACGGCAGAG ACAAGAAGTTGAACTAA